The following are encoded in a window of Flavobacterium psychrotrophum genomic DNA:
- a CDS encoding SDR family oxidoreductase — MGLDLKIPPQHQDTQPGKEFKMTPEPEYIRDGYKGSGKLMGKIALITGGDSGIGRSTAVHFAREGADVAVVYLNEHKDAKATKLAIEAEGKQCLLISGDIKDENFCRKAVQDTVKEFGTLNIVVNNAAVQFPKEKMEELVPNQIRETFETNILPFFYVTQEAMGFLKEGDSIINTASVTAYRGSPHLLDYSTTKGAIVSFTRSLSGMVAEKGVRVNAVAPGPIWTPLIPASFTEKEVAEFGKDVPMKRPGQPAEVGPAYVFLASADASYITGQVIHINGGEVVGG; from the coding sequence ATGGGTTTAGATCTAAAAATACCGCCCCAGCACCAGGACACGCAGCCGGGAAAGGAGTTTAAAATGACCCCTGAACCCGAATATATTAGAGATGGATACAAAGGCAGCGGCAAACTAATGGGTAAAATAGCCCTGATTACCGGTGGCGATAGTGGCATAGGGCGCAGTACCGCAGTACACTTTGCACGGGAAGGGGCTGATGTGGCAGTTGTGTATCTTAATGAGCATAAAGATGCTAAGGCAACTAAACTTGCCATAGAGGCAGAAGGCAAGCAATGCCTGCTGATTAGTGGCGATATTAAAGATGAAAATTTTTGCCGCAAGGCTGTGCAGGATACTGTAAAAGAATTTGGAACGCTAAACATTGTTGTAAATAATGCAGCGGTACAATTTCCTAAAGAAAAAATGGAAGAATTAGTACCTAACCAGATACGGGAAACCTTTGAAACAAACATATTGCCCTTTTTTTATGTAACCCAGGAAGCTATGGGGTTTTTGAAAGAAGGAGACAGCATCATTAATACGGCATCTGTAACGGCCTATCGTGGTAGTCCACACCTGCTTGATTATAGTACAACAAAAGGTGCAATAGTATCTTTTACCCGGTCATTATCGGGTATGGTTGCAGAAAAGGGTGTAAGGGTTAATGCCGTAGCACCCGGCCCTATATGGACTCCGCTTATACCGGCCAGCTTTACAGAAAAAGAGGTGGCTGAATTTGGTAAAGATGTGCCTATGAAACGCCCCGGCCAGCCTGCCGAAGTAGGACCGGCTTACGTATTCCTGGCCAGTGCCGATGCC
- a CDS encoding YciE/YciF ferroxidase family protein, with protein MQTVINKHGYEQAEALRGLFERQLKELYWAEAVLADMLKNVILQSYSKDLISLLEKHLTQTYIHTSRLEQVFTSIGITPEKQVYPAVNCLIEDAAQFIHDTSPGIVRDAGIIALLQKLKHHQIACYGTMRAYAIALREEGIVLLFEQTLQEEKGIDLLLTAIAESHINIEAADKEI; from the coding sequence ATGCAGACAGTAATTAATAAACATGGATACGAGCAGGCCGAAGCGCTTCGTGGGCTGTTTGAGAGACAGCTAAAAGAACTGTACTGGGCAGAGGCTGTATTGGCGGACATGCTGAAAAATGTCATTTTACAATCATATAGTAAAGATCTTATATCGCTGCTTGAGAAGCATCTTACACAAACTTACATTCATACAAGCAGGTTAGAGCAGGTTTTTACTTCTATAGGCATTACGCCCGAAAAACAAGTATATCCTGCTGTAAACTGCCTTATAGAAGATGCTGCGCAGTTTATACATGATACCAGCCCCGGTATAGTGCGTGATGCCGGAATTATTGCGCTTTTGCAAAAGCTAAAGCATCATCAAATAGCCTGCTATGGTACCATGCGTGCTTATGCTATAGCGTTGCGTGAAGAGGGCATAGTACTGCTTTTTGAACAAACGCTACAGGAAGAAAAAGGCATAGACCTGTTGCTTACCGCAATAGCAGAATCGCATATAAATATTGAAGCAGCCGATAAAGAAATTTAA
- a CDS encoding metallophosphoesterase, which yields MKFFWLGCGFSKNINAITLLVLLLVFSSCATHHSQYGKKAMPSLQDSIAARSADSVAHRFYLVGDAGYANEPNAQVLIKNIGSRLEHEAKNTTLFFLGDNIYPLGMPAEDNKDRKEAEASLNTQIALAKLFSGKTYFIPGNHDWYHGIKGLQEQEKLVDKALGKGAFLPAKSCGLDDVKINDNITMIVVDSQWYFENWDDYPTINDDCDIKTRAAFLLELESLLNKNQDKNIVLAIHHPLMSNGAHGGQLSARKELYPLKYKVPMPIVGSLINLVRRTSGASEQDLQSRVYGELSKRIQTLIQGRNNVIVISGHDHNLQYIEKNNIHQIISGAGSKEEGARALGDHDFSYGGRGYAIVDFYKNGTSAVHYYKVGEKGEEQLFEAPLLQKKQQLALKEYRNNFPADTAATIYTKKETTHGGFYKFLFGNHYRKYYDMPIHTKMVVIDTLYGGLNVGREGGGHQSNSLRLIDKKGREYVMRAVKKSASRFLQSTAFPTKYIGDDYDGTFAESFLLDFYTSSHPFTPLIIDDLEEAVGIYHTNPELYYIPKQNGLKRHNELHGDALYIVEERPTDEFSKLDSFGNPDGIDGTDDVHAKLAKSKKNVIDERAYIRVRLFDLMVGDWDRHADQWRWSKFKTADSTYYRPIPRDRDQAFPKYGGALLSVLMQMPPLRYMKPYKGDIGNVKWQAKQGYTQDVAFITKSGENVWLEEAAYLKEHLTDAVIDESFAKLPPEVRDGDMETIKKNLKSRRDKLAKYALDYRKVLLKTVVLTGTDKKERFVITRGDKGATKVEIYSIKKDGDSLAFTQLYNRKQTRELWIYGLDDDDIFEVKGKPEHPIKLRLIGGQNNDTYAVEDGRKVNIYDFKTKKNTYETDSKTSLKLTDDYETNSYDYKKPNYNIFIAYPMIGFNPDDGVKLGAVAGYTINNFNRRPYSQKHTVKANYFFATQGFELGYRGVFMNVSSKWNIGLDARFTSPNFSINYFGLGNETKNDDDEMGMDYNRVKLQVFRVAPSFFKQGKNGSFMELKMPFETIEVDGTHNRFVNQPGLLTDYLFEHRQYGGVEGTYSFENYDNKALPALGFKFYATGGWKASFDVFERNFAHAETGLSIFHKITRNERLVFATTFKGRFIFNDNYEFYQGATLGGDADLRGYRRERFTGRSMYYQSSDLRYTIGKFKSVIPFTYGVLGGYDYGRIWLNGESSDKWHQSAGGGLWINGAEALTARVTCFYGSDGARVAFGLSLGL from the coding sequence ATGAAATTCTTTTGGCTTGGCTGCGGCTTTAGTAAAAATATTAACGCGATAACGCTATTGGTGCTGCTTTTAGTATTTAGCTCCTGTGCTACCCATCATTCGCAGTATGGTAAAAAGGCTATGCCCTCATTACAGGATAGTATAGCTGCACGTTCTGCAGATTCTGTAGCACATCGTTTTTACCTTGTGGGCGATGCCGGTTATGCAAACGAACCCAATGCGCAGGTGCTGATAAAAAACATTGGCTCACGATTAGAGCACGAAGCTAAAAATACCACACTGTTTTTTTTGGGCGATAATATTTACCCGCTGGGCATGCCTGCTGAAGATAATAAAGACCGTAAAGAGGCCGAAGCATCGCTAAACACCCAGATTGCACTTGCAAAGCTGTTTAGTGGCAAAACCTATTTTATACCCGGTAACCACGACTGGTACCATGGCATTAAAGGATTGCAGGAGCAGGAAAAACTTGTAGATAAGGCACTGGGTAAAGGTGCGTTTCTGCCTGCAAAAAGCTGCGGTCTTGACGATGTAAAAATAAACGATAACATTACCATGATCGTGGTAGACAGCCAGTGGTATTTTGAAAACTGGGACGATTATCCTACCATTAACGATGATTGCGATATTAAAACCCGAGCAGCATTTTTACTGGAGCTGGAGAGCTTGCTTAATAAAAACCAGGATAAAAATATAGTGCTTGCCATACACCACCCGCTTATGAGTAATGGTGCGCACGGCGGGCAGCTAAGTGCAAGAAAAGAACTATATCCGCTAAAGTATAAAGTGCCTATGCCGATTGTGGGCTCCCTTATCAACTTAGTGCGCCGCACATCGGGTGCCAGCGAGCAGGATTTGCAAAGCCGTGTATATGGCGAGCTTAGCAAGCGCATACAAACCCTTATACAGGGGCGCAATAATGTTATTGTAATATCGGGCCACGACCACAATTTGCAATATATTGAAAAGAATAACATCCATCAGATCATTAGCGGAGCAGGCTCTAAAGAAGAGGGTGCGCGTGCCCTGGGCGACCACGATTTTTCTTATGGCGGGCGTGGTTATGCCATTGTCGATTTTTATAAAAATGGAACTTCGGCAGTGCATTATTATAAGGTAGGCGAAAAAGGTGAGGAGCAATTGTTTGAGGCACCGCTGTTGCAAAAAAAGCAGCAACTGGCACTAAAAGAATACAGGAACAATTTTCCTGCAGATACTGCCGCTACTATTTATACTAAGAAAGAAACCACACACGGTGGCTTTTATAAGTTTTTGTTTGGTAACCACTACCGTAAGTATTATGATATGCCCATCCATACAAAAATGGTGGTTATAGACACTCTTTATGGCGGGCTTAATGTGGGCCGCGAAGGTGGCGGACACCAGAGTAATTCGCTTAGGCTTATAGATAAAAAAGGCAGGGAGTATGTAATGCGTGCGGTTAAAAAAAGTGCTTCACGATTTTTGCAGTCTACCGCTTTCCCTACTAAATATATTGGCGATGACTACGACGGCACCTTTGCCGAAAGTTTCCTGCTTGACTTTTATACAAGCTCGCATCCGTTTACGCCACTAATTATAGACGATCTGGAAGAAGCCGTTGGTATTTACCATACTAACCCTGAGTTGTATTATATACCAAAACAAAACGGGCTTAAACGCCACAACGAGCTACATGGCGATGCATTGTATATTGTTGAAGAGCGCCCTACAGATGAGTTTAGCAAACTGGATAGTTTTGGCAACCCGGATGGAATAGATGGTACCGATGATGTGCATGCCAAACTTGCCAAAAGCAAGAAGAATGTGATAGATGAAAGGGCTTACATTCGGGTGCGCCTGTTTGACCTTATGGTGGGCGACTGGGACCGCCACGCCGATCAGTGGCGCTGGAGTAAATTCAAGACTGCCGATAGTACTTATTATCGCCCTATACCGCGCGACCGCGACCAGGCGTTTCCTAAATATGGCGGGGCATTGCTTAGCGTATTAATGCAGATGCCGCCACTACGCTATATGAAGCCTTATAAAGGTGATATAGGTAATGTAAAATGGCAGGCAAAGCAAGGCTATACCCAGGATGTGGCTTTTATAACTAAAAGCGGAGAGAATGTATGGCTTGAGGAAGCGGCCTATTTAAAAGAACACCTTACTGATGCCGTTATAGACGAATCGTTTGCGAAACTACCGCCCGAGGTGCGGGACGGCGATATGGAAACCATTAAAAAGAACCTGAAAAGCCGCCGCGACAAGCTGGCAAAATATGCACTTGATTACCGTAAGGTGTTACTAAAAACAGTGGTGCTTACGGGCACAGATAAGAAAGAACGTTTTGTAATAACCCGTGGCGATAAAGGAGCAACCAAAGTAGAGATATACAGCATAAAAAAAGATGGCGATTCGCTTGCGTTTACTCAGCTATATAACCGTAAACAAACACGCGAACTCTGGATTTATGGTCTTGATGATGATGATATTTTTGAAGTAAAAGGCAAACCGGAACATCCTATAAAGCTGCGCCTTATTGGCGGGCAAAATAATGATACTTATGCGGTAGAAGACGGGCGTAAAGTAAATATATACGACTTTAAGACCAAGAAAAACACCTACGAAACAGATAGCAAAACATCGCTTAAGCTTACCGATGATTATGAAACCAACAGTTACGACTATAAAAAACCAAATTACAATATTTTTATAGCCTACCCCATGATAGGCTTTAACCCGGACGACGGCGTTAAACTTGGTGCTGTTGCAGGCTATACTATAAATAACTTTAACCGCAGGCCATATTCGCAAAAGCATACGGTTAAGGCAAATTACTTTTTTGCAACACAGGGTTTTGAACTGGGTTATCGTGGGGTGTTTATGAATGTATCCAGCAAATGGAACATAGGCCTTGATGCCCGTTTTACCAGTCCTAACTTTAGCATTAATTATTTTGGTCTGGGTAACGAAACTAAAAATGATGACGATGAGATGGGTATGGATTATAACCGTGTAAAGCTCCAGGTATTCAGGGTAGCGCCATCATTTTTTAAGCAGGGTAAAAATGGTAGTTTCATGGAGCTGAAAATGCCTTTTGAAACCATAGAGGTAGATGGCACCCACAACCGTTTTGTAAACCAGCCGGGCCTGCTTACCGATTATCTTTTTGAACACAGGCAGTACGGCGGGGTAGAGGGCACTTACAGTTTTGAGAATTATGATAATAAAGCGTTGCCTGCCCTGGGCTTTAAGTTTTATGCAACAGGCGGCTGGAAAGCGAGTTTTGATGTTTTTGAACGCAACTTTGCCCATGCCGAAACAGGGTTATCTATATTCCATAAAATAACACGTAATGAGCGCCTTGTGTTTGCTACTACGTTTAAGGGCAGATTTATATTTAACGACAATTATGAGTTTTACCAGGGGGCTACACTGGGTGGTGATGCCGACTTAAGGGGCTATCGCCGTGAGCGCTTTACAGGCCGAAGCATGTACTACCAGAGCAGCGACCTGCGTTATACAATTGGCAAATTCAAAAGTGTTATTCCGTTTACCTATGGTGTACTGGGAGGGTATGATTACGGCCGTATATGGCTAAATGGTGAAAGTTCTGACAAGTGGCACCAAAGTGCCGGTGGCGGCCTGTGGATAAATGGTGCCGAAGCATTAACCGCCCGCGTTACCTGTTTTTATGGCAGCGATGGCGCGCGGGTAGCTTTTGGGCTATCATTAGGGCTTTAG